TAGTCTTCGGCGTTGTCCGGCAAGCGCCGCTCTTTTGCCGGTTGGCTCAAGGTTCGTACGAATTGCTCGATCCCCGCCGGCGTGCTGAGGACGAGCACGCGGCCGATTCTCGACGTAGAAGACTTTCAAAAACCGCCAACCTTCAACCGGATTGTTCGCCGTTGATCTTGATGGTGGCGAGCGTTCCGAGAAACCACCGTCGTTCACCCTCGCTCGGATCGACCGCAACGGACGTCAGTGGGTTCGTCATTTGGCGGCGCGATTCCAACGGCCGGCGCGACTTGCCTTCAGGAGGAAAGGGGCAGCCGGCGACGGCGCACAAGGGACCAACTCAGGGACGCACTACACATATGAAACAACCGTCGGCTTCAGCCATATTCCACACCCCCGTCGGGCCGCTTTTCGTTCGCGCCGATGCGGGAGCGCTGACGGAACTTTCGTTTGTGGATCGCGCGATGAGCGCGTCGGGCGCCGAGCACGAAGAGTCGCGCGCCGTCGTGAACGCGGTAGAACGCCAGATGAGCGAGTTTTTTGCGGGCCTTCGCACGGCGTTCGACGTCCCCATCAAGCTGATCGGATCGCCTTTTCACGTGCGGGTCTGGGAGGCTTTGCGCGCGATTCCTTACGGCGCGACCGTGTCGTACGGACAGCTTGCTAAACAACTCGGCGATCCCGACGGGGCGCGCGCGGTCGGAAGTGCGAATGGCGCGAACCCCATCGTGATCATCGTTCCATGCCACCGCGTGATCGGCGCGAACGGGAGCCTCGTGGGCTACGGCGGCGGATTGCACCGCAAGCGCGTTTTGCTCGATCTTGAGAGCGGTCGAACCGCCCTCGATCTTGCGTTTACACCGTTCGCGGCGTCGAGTGAAATTCTTCATACGCGGCAAGCCGCGCCTTGACCGGAGTTCCGAAATAGCGCTCCACCACGCGCAGGGCGAGATCCATTCCTGATGTCAAGCCTCCCGCTGTTGAGATTTCGTAGTCGCCGGTGCACACGGACATCGTGACATCCGCTTTCTTACTCGCGTGCTGAAGCCAACGATCTGCCTCCGGGGGCGCCGACTGTGCGCCAACGACGATTAGGTTCGGCTGCGGGGCGTCGTCAAATCTATAGTCGGGAACGACGCGCATGCCCGGCGCCGTCGAAACCATCGCGGTCGAATTGGACACGACATACGTGTGGACCGGCATCTGGTCATCCATCGATGTCCCTCGATCCTGAATCCAGACGCTGCTGATCATCTCCATCGGTCCAGCGAAATCGATGAGGGTCGCTTGGTCGCACACCATGACAGCGAACTCGATGCGTCCGGTCTTTGGCGGGACGAGCGGTTTGCCCGCATCGGCCGGGAAACGTGGCGGATCGACTGCTGCATCGCTCGGGACCGGCACGCCAGATCCGGCGGTAGCTGCCGCAACGGCGCCCAGCGCGATGAGATCTTTCCGTGTCATGTCGCCTCCTCTTGTACTCCTGACGCTACTTCTTAAGGATAATGCAAGGTTGTCCCACGCGTCTTGGACGTGGCTTGCATCCGGGGGGCGCCTGCTTATACTCTCTCTGCTTTGAAAGCGTGCGAAAATGGGTATCAGATGATAGACACGCATCGGACGATCAACGGAGGCGCAGATCTCGTGAAAAAACACTTCTCCATCCGGCTTGCCGCCGGTCTCGCGGTTTCGCTTGCCGTGGTGCTCGCATCGGCGGGCATTGGCGGGCGGTCAAACGTGGCGCGCTCGAGTGCTTTCGCACAAATCGCGCCGGCATTGCCGGCAATGACGCCCACCGTCGGACCGACACCCATCTCGACGCCGACGCTGATGCCCACGACGTCACCGTCGTCATCGCCTTCGCCGAGCGCGAGCGTGTCACCGATCCCGTCGGCCAACCCATCGTATGCGCCCGGACTTGGCTTGCGCCAGCCGCTCGAACAGAGGAGATACTAGCCATGCGAACAGTCGTCGATCTTAAATCAGAACCGCCGCGCAGCGGGCGAGAAATGCTTGGCGGTTTCGCCTGGCTAGGCCGAATGACCGACAAGGCGCACGCAAAGCACGCCGGGACCTTGGGCGATTACGTCTCTTTATGTCCGATGGACGATGGGTTCTTGCAACGTTGCGGGGTCGGGCAAGCGGAATACTTAGAGCTCATCGCCAGCGAAAACGATGACGAACAGATCGCGTCGTATTTCGAACGCCACGTGGGGCCGACGCAGCGCGAAGCGGCCAATGAGTGGGTGATGGTCGAGAACGGCGAACATATCGACGAGCTCGACAAAGACGAGGGCAGGATTGTCTGACGGCCGGCACGCGCATCTGGGTTGCTCTCCGGCGTCAGAAGGGCCCGCGAGCTTCGATGAGAATTCGAACAATCCTAGTCTTGAGTGATTAGAACGGGGTCCGGACGGAAACGAGCTATGAGGCGAACTTAATTTCAATCGGAGGCATCGCATGGACCTGACTACCGCAGTACCGCGCAGTACAAAGCAGAAGATGCTCGGCATCGTCTCGCTCGCGCGCACCATCGACAAAGCGCGAGCCTACAACGGGGGAAAGCTCGGCGAATACGATTACGACTGCCCACACGATAAACCGCTGTTCGAATTTCTCGGCACCGACGGCACGACGTTTGCGGACAAAGTAAAGGAGCTGCAAACCGACGAGAATATCCAGGCTTGGATAGCTCGCGATTTCATGTCGAAGAAAACCGAAGCCGAAATCGAGCGGTTCAACGACGATCGCATGCAGTGGCATCCGGAGCCCGGCAGCCACAGCGAGCACTACTATCTAGATCTTCGCGAAAAACTGGCTCCGGGCCGCAACGACATCGTCACCTGGTTCGACCTCCTCGACCTTGACGAAAAGAGGCCCGTTCCGACTCCAACAAAACTAAAGCAGGCGCGTTAGCGCAAATCGCCGGAGGGCAAGCAAGGCTTGCCCTCTTGCGTGCCGCTCAGCCCGCAGGCATATGTGCGTCTCCTGGGAATCCTCGTCACACTCATTCGTGCGCGGCTTCTAGAGGGGGACGATATTCGCATGGACGTTTGGCGTAGCGGATCGGCGCGGGTGCTTGCACGCACTGCGTTTTTCGCATCACTTGCTCTTGTGCTGGCCGCTTGCAGCAGCGGCGGTTCGCACAGTGCCACATCTAACGCGTTGCTCCCGGCTCCGGCTCCGCCCCCGAGCGGAGGTGCCCACATGGAATCGCTTGCAGCCGGCCCAACCGTGCGCGTGATGCCGGATGGATCGTTGATCCACATCGACCTGCCGCCGTGGCTGCGGCCGATGAGCGGCCCGAACACGGCGCCGGTGCAGTATCACGGCGGGTCGGTCATCCATAAATCGGCGCTGTATGCGATTTTTTGGCGGCCGGCGGGATTTTACATGAGTCCGAAATACATCCCCACCATTAAGCGGTTTTTCAACGACGTCGGCGCAGGAACCCGGCAGTACGATATTCTCACCCAATATTCCGACTCCAACGGCGATCCGCTCAATTCGAGTTCACTTGGCGGAGCATGGACGGACACGTCGGACTTTCCGCAAAACATGAACGACGGGACGGTCCGAGCCGAAGTCCTAAAGGCTATCGGCGTCAAGCACTGGCCAAACGGCGGCTACAAACCCATTTTCGTCGTGTTCACGGCGAGCAAGGCCAAGGTGGATTTCGCGCTCTGCGCTTACCACGGCAATTTCCTCAACAACAGTCAGCAAGTGGCGTATTCAATCGTACCCTATCAACATGACGTGGGTCCGGAAGGCTGCGGCACGCCCACGGAAATCTGGCCGAACGATCGAGACGCCGATCAGACGATCGACACGTTGTGGCATGAAGAAGCTGAGGCGATCTCCGATCCGGTCAACGCGTGGTGGCGCAATGCCGACGGACAGGAGATAGCCGACATCTGCCAGACCACGTACGCGCCGCGCGGGCCCGATGGCGGCAATACGACATTAAACGGTCATCGCTACATCACGCAAGAGCTGCAATCGAACCTCGATGGAAAGTGCAAACAGCAAGAGCCCAAACAGTAGCGCAAAAAGTTCGAAGGCGGTGAGGGCCGGATTGTCGCAACAGGGTCTATCCACGCGACACGGCTTTTTCCGCTCGAAGGGAGATAGTACAAATGCAAGCGTTGTCAATAAAACGTCTTAGTCTATGGGCGCTCGGCGCCGGATGTGGGATCATCGCTCTCGCCGGCTCCGTTGCCCTAAGCCCAGCTTTCGCCGGACGGACGGCGATCACCGGATCGGTGACACCCGACGCGGTATGTCATAGCGTCAACCCGTGCGCCCATTGGCGGAACAATGGCTCCGGTCCGGCGATCCGCGGACTCAGCGCCGGCGGGAACGGCATCCTCGGCGAGACGACCTTGAACAACAAAACCTTGGGGTTCGCCGGCGTCTCGGGAGTCGACCTCGCCACACCGAATCCGTCGGGCACCCCGCTCAATAACGCCGGTGTCAGCGGCCAGTCGGCGACCGGCTTTGGCGTCTTCGGGCAGACTTCAAGCGGCATCGGCGTTCGTGCATCGGCCAACAGCGGCACAGCCATCGCTGCAAACGCAGTCGGCGGCGACGGCCTCTTCGGAACGACGCAGAGCAATATTCCAGGCATCGCTTCGGCGGGAGTGTTCGGTGAAGACGTCGGCAATACGTCGACGGCTTCAGGTGTCACCGGTTTCTCCGGTACCGGCATCGGCGTGTCGGGCGATAATTTTGAGCGCGGAAAGTTCCTCAATTCAGCGTTCCTCGGTCTGACGTTCGCATCGAGCATCAACACGTTTTTTCCGGCCAAGCCGCCCGGAGGATTGTTCAATTCCGACGTGGGCGAAGGCGTGGTCGCGGAGTCGAGCGGTTCGCAAGCCGAAGCGCTGGCCGCCGCGAACTTCAACGGTGGACCGTTGATCCGCGCCTACGCGGCCTCAGCCGAAATGATGGACTTGGACAACGGCGGTAATATGATCCTCAAAGGATCGCTGACGCAGCACGGCAATCCAATGTCGGTCATAAGCACCTCGACTGCAAGCGATGTCGTGATGTACTCGCCGTCGCAGGCGGTGGCATCGGTCGAAGACGTCGGCGAAGCGCAGCTCGTTCTCGGACAAGCGTACGTGCGTCTCGATCCGCGTTTTGCTTCGACGATGGCGCAAGCGCGTCCGTATCTCGTGTTCATCACACCCCAAGGCGACACCGCGGGTCTGTACGTCTCGCAAAAAACCGCCAGCGGATTCACCGTACGCGAACACGGCGGACAGTCGAGTATCGCGTTCGACTACCGGATCGTCGCTGAACCGTATGCGGCACATGGGGCGCGTTTGGCGAACCCGCCCCGCCTGATAACAAACGCGTTCACTCGCAGCTTCGTCAGGCGTAAAGCAGACCTTATCCCTGACAAGGGACTCGAAATCCGGCACTAGCGCCGCCTTTGGTCTGCGCCATGAAAGAGACGCCGTCTGAATCATCAGTGGCGTCTCTATTTGCTGTAGTCGACGGCATCGCTGCCGCTCTCATCTACGTCGGTATGGTACCCGGCTGGATGCGGCCCAAACATCATCGGGAGTAAAATCTTGGCCGCGAATTCACTTGGCCGGAGAGGTTGTTCGTCCATCGCTCGCTCGCTCGCTGCTCAAATCGCTTGCACGACAAAGGGCGCCGCATAGACTCCGCCGCCTCCGCGGAATTGAAACCAAATCCTGTAAAGGCCGGATCGTGGAAAGTTGAGATGAACGGTCATGGTGGCGGGAACCGTCGCCGTGCTGTCGAGCGCCGAGTCCATCGCGCCGCTCTCGCCCATTCCCATCGCGCCGGGCGTCATCGGATGCGCGTGCATGTACGACAGATCCGATGCGTCGATCGCGACGACGTGAGGATATGCCCCCAAGTACGGGTGCAGGTCCATCGCGGGCAACCCGGCGCGTTGCACCGCTACGAGCAACGGCGTGTCTTCGCGAGCCCTGACGCGGACCGAACTCAATCTGACCGTGTACGGTCCCGCCTGCGCGATCTCGCGAGAAACCCTCGCCGGCCGCGGGGCAGGCCGGCCATCGCCGATCGCGACATCGAATCTGAAGACGGCCTTGCCGGGCCCACGCGGCGTCGCGTCTGCATATATATGGTAGAGAGCCGCTCGCGGAAACGAGATCGGGAGCCTGAAATGGCCGTCCGAGCCAAGCTGCGGGTGTACGTGTTGGAACTCGCGCAAATCGTCGCTTACCACGATAAGGTGCAACAGCTTCGTCATATCTGTGACGTACGAACGAATCGGCTCTTGCGGCGGCCGGTAGAACTCGACGAGGTCGAGACTGCGGCGCATCCCCGAACCTCGCAGAGCCAGTTGTGCATGAAATGAAGGGACGCTCATCGCTGCCCCATATGAGCCGAGCCCTGCCGCTTTAGACTAGCTCATGGGGGCGGCGCTCGTCTTGAACAGGCTTAGCGCCATTCTAAGTGTAGGAGGGCAAGCATCGCTTGCCCAGTTTTTTCTAAGTGGCTGACCATGAAAGGTAGCTCTACAGAAAAAAACGAGGCCGACCATAAAGGTCGGCCCCACAGAGTCGAGCGGCGCAGGCATGAACTGTGGGGCCGATGTTTATCATCGGCCTTCCTCGTATGTAGGAGGGTGAGCAACCCGTACTAGGGTGAGCAGCGCTCACCCAATTGGGCAAGCGATGCTTGCCCTAGTACGAGCTTGCCCTAGTACGAGCTTGCCCTCCTACAAAAAAACGAGGCCGACCGTAAAGGTCGGCCCCACAGAGAGACTCTACGCGTGAATCGCGCGCGCCTTTGCAAGCCACGCGCCGATCCGGGCCATCGCGCCGTCGTATTCGACCTTGATGAGAGCGGCGGCTCGGTATTGTGATTGCAGCACCGGGCCGGATCCGACCGAAAAGGTCAAACCTTGCACGTCCTCCAGCGTTTTTGGCGGATACATGATGCTGTCTTCATCATTTTTGTAGTTCGCCGAGAGCGAGCTCTCCAGCGCCGCGCCCTCCTTGGCGGCGTCCATGGCCTGCGTCGACCCCAGCTTTTTCAATCGCGCGATCTGCACATCGATTGAATTGAGTCCCTTGTTCAGGCCATCGAGCATCGCGAGCGTCGAGATGCCGAAAGCATAGCCCGATTCGTAGTCCGCCTGCGTCCAGGGCGCGTTGGGATCGGGCTTCACCGTGATCGGCCGCGATAGCGCCTGTCCGTTGGAGAACGTCACGCGCGCTGTGTAGCGTCCGGGTATGACGTTGCTGCTGATGTTCGGCAAGCGCGCGCGCTTGCTCGCAGCACCGTACCACGGTGTTATGGGATTTTCGCTGAAGTCCCAGACGAACCGGTTGATGCCGGATGTATTTGTGACCCACGGAACTTTTTTCCCGGTCGTGCCGCGTGCGTGCGTCCCGGCGTAGCGTCGCACCACGTGTCCGCGGGCATCCAGAATGTCGATCACCGGCGGTTTGCCGCCCGACTTCGTCTGGAAGAAATCGATGATCGCGCCGGCCGGCGGGTTGTCGGCTCCGTAGTTGGTGTAGTTTCCTTCGGCCAGTTCAGTCGTGACGTACTGGTACGCCGTGGGCGGCTGGAAGACGTAGTGGCCGGCTGTCCGAGCCAATCCGAGCTCTTGCAATGGGCGGATGTCATCCATCACCCATGCGGAGCGGCCGTGCGTGCCGATGATCATATCGTCGAATTGGGTTTGAAAACGCAAGTCGAACACAGGCGTGTGCGGAAGATTCGATTGCAGGCTCTGCCATCTGCTCCCGCCGTTGAACGAGATCCAGATGCTGCGTTCCAGACCTGCGTACAAGAGATCTGCATTGACCGGATCCTGACGGACCGTGCGCACCGACTGGTCTTTTGGCAGCCCGGCTGCGAGAGAGGTCCAGGTCTTGCCGAAGTTCGTCGTCTTGTAGACGTACGGCGCGTAGTCGC
This genomic window from Candidatus Eremiobacteraceae bacterium contains:
- a CDS encoding methylated-DNA--[protein]-cysteine S-methyltransferase, with translation MKQPSASAIFHTPVGPLFVRADAGALTELSFVDRAMSASGAEHEESRAVVNAVERQMSEFFAGLRTAFDVPIKLIGSPFHVRVWEALRAIPYGATVSYGQLAKQLGDPDGARAVGSANGANPIVIIVPCHRVIGANGSLVGYGGGLHRKRVLLDLESGRTALDLAFTPFAASSEILHTRQAAP
- a CDS encoding DUF5069 domain-containing protein; protein product: MRTVVDLKSEPPRSGREMLGGFAWLGRMTDKAHAKHAGTLGDYVSLCPMDDGFLQRCGVGQAEYLELIASENDDEQIASYFERHVGPTQREAANEWVMVENGEHIDELDKDEGRIV
- a CDS encoding DUF5069 domain-containing protein, producing MDLTTAVPRSTKQKMLGIVSLARTIDKARAYNGGKLGEYDYDCPHDKPLFEFLGTDGTTFADKVKELQTDENIQAWIARDFMSKKTEAEIERFNDDRMQWHPEPGSHSEHYYLDLREKLAPGRNDIVTWFDLLDLDEKRPVPTPTKLKQAR